A genomic stretch from Bacillus sp. E(2018) includes:
- a CDS encoding GntR family transcriptional regulator, translating into MKTKHKTNKQQYAYQVIRSRILDGRYPPGHKLVIDQLARELQTSAIPVREAIRLLEADSLISFKPYSGAIVTPFDEQAYLETLSVLAVLEGFATAESSIHFPHEKLEGLRVYTKLMEDALEHLDYSLFSNYNKEFHSLTYKYCSNQFLLEQIHTTWERLGTVRKQGSTMKPSRMKRSVSEHYQLIEMIERREDPKIIEAFARNHKLNTLKAFLEESQLNSI; encoded by the coding sequence ATGAAGACTAAACACAAAACCAACAAACAGCAGTATGCTTATCAAGTCATCCGTTCCCGTATCTTAGATGGCAGGTATCCACCAGGTCATAAACTTGTTATTGACCAACTGGCTAGAGAGCTTCAAACGAGTGCTATTCCTGTTCGTGAAGCGATCAGATTGCTTGAAGCGGATTCCTTGATTTCATTTAAGCCCTACTCGGGAGCGATTGTAACCCCCTTCGATGAACAAGCATATTTAGAGACGTTATCCGTTTTAGCGGTATTAGAAGGTTTTGCGACTGCAGAATCATCGATCCACTTTCCTCACGAAAAACTTGAAGGTTTAAGAGTGTATACAAAGCTTATGGAAGATGCACTTGAACATCTTGATTATTCTCTTTTCTCCAACTACAACAAAGAATTTCATAGCCTCACATACAAATATTGCAGCAATCAATTTCTATTAGAACAGATTCATACAACATGGGAAAGGCTCGGTACTGTTCGTAAGCAAGGTTCAACAATGAAACCATCGCGGATGAAACGATCTGTTTCAGAACACTATCAATTAATTGAGATGATTGAAAGAAGAGAAGACCCTAAAATAATAGAGGCATTTGCTAGAAACCATAAGTTAAATACACTAAAAGCTTTTCTTGAGGAGTCCCAACTAAACTCTATTTGA
- the hpaE gene encoding 5-carboxymethyl-2-hydroxymuconate semialdehyde dehydrogenase yields MKPEIKELVHHYIDGQFVSGQKGDLFVNVNPFTNEKINTVSEGTIEDINQAASAAKKAFKQGPWGKMKQEKRLQFIYKIAELIDRDVEEIALLESYDTGLPISQTRKMVGRAADNFRFYAEMVKNRMSGEAYHVDDEFMNYTIQKPVGIAGLITPWNAPFMLETWKIAPALATGNTVILKPAEWSPLTANKLAELVDEAGLPAGVFNVVHGFGETAGASLVAHEDVQLISFTGETKTGSEIMRNGAASLKRFSMELGGKSPIIVFDDCDFERALDACVWGIFSFNGERCTANSRLFLQESIKEEFVARLKERVDNIIVGDPSDPDTEVGPLIHTEHYENVKRYLQIAKDEGAEVYTQALSESHSKGNFVAPTLLLNVKNDMTVAQEEIFGPVLSVMTFKDEAEVIEYANDIKYGLAGYVWTNDMKKGLRVANAVEAGMLWVNSQNVRDLRIPFGGSKNSGIGREGGHYAFEFYTEMKVVHVALADHHIQQFGKKKQSLQTEAKH; encoded by the coding sequence ATGAAACCGGAAATTAAAGAATTGGTTCATCACTATATAGATGGTCAATTTGTATCAGGGCAAAAAGGAGATCTTTTCGTAAATGTTAACCCATTCACGAATGAAAAGATCAATACGGTTAGTGAAGGGACAATCGAAGATATTAATCAAGCCGCATCAGCTGCAAAGAAAGCTTTTAAACAAGGTCCTTGGGGAAAGATGAAGCAGGAAAAGCGTCTTCAATTCATCTATAAGATTGCTGAATTAATTGATCGAGATGTTGAGGAGATTGCGTTGTTAGAGTCGTATGACACGGGACTTCCTATTTCTCAAACACGAAAGATGGTAGGCCGTGCAGCGGATAACTTTAGATTTTATGCTGAGATGGTAAAGAACCGAATGTCTGGTGAAGCTTATCATGTGGATGATGAGTTCATGAACTATACGATTCAAAAGCCGGTAGGTATTGCAGGTCTCATCACACCATGGAATGCGCCATTCATGCTTGAGACATGGAAAATAGCACCTGCACTTGCAACGGGAAACACGGTCATCCTAAAACCAGCTGAATGGTCGCCATTAACAGCTAATAAACTGGCAGAGCTTGTAGATGAAGCCGGCCTGCCAGCAGGTGTTTTCAACGTCGTTCATGGCTTTGGTGAAACAGCGGGTGCATCGCTCGTTGCACATGAAGATGTCCAGCTCATCTCGTTTACTGGTGAGACGAAGACGGGTTCAGAAATTATGAGAAACGGTGCTGCTTCATTGAAGCGTTTTTCCATGGAACTTGGCGGGAAATCACCAATCATCGTATTTGATGATTGTGATTTTGAGCGGGCGCTAGATGCTTGTGTATGGGGCATCTTTTCTTTTAATGGAGAAAGGTGTACAGCGAATTCTCGTTTATTTCTTCAAGAATCAATTAAAGAGGAGTTTGTGGCTCGTTTAAAGGAGAGGGTGGATAACATTATCGTAGGCGATCCATCTGATCCTGATACAGAAGTCGGCCCTCTTATTCATACAGAACACTATGAAAATGTGAAAAGATATTTACAGATTGCTAAAGACGAAGGTGCAGAAGTATACACTCAAGCACTCTCTGAATCTCACAGTAAAGGGAATTTTGTAGCTCCGACACTTTTATTAAACGTAAAAAATGATATGACGGTGGCGCAAGAAGAAATATTCGGTCCCGTTTTATCTGTGATGACGTTTAAAGATGAAGCGGAAGTTATCGAATACGCAAATGATATTAAGTATGGTCTCGCAGGCTATGTGTGGACGAACGACATGAAAAAAGGTCTCCGTGTCGCAAATGCTGTTGAAGCCGGTATGCTCTGGGTGAATTCACAGAACGTACGTGATCTTCGTATTCCGTTTGGAGGCTCGAAAAATTCTGGAATCGGTCGTGAAGGCGGACACTATGCATTTGAGTTTTACACCGAGATGAAAGTGGTGCATGTGGCACTTGCTGATCATCACATTCAGCAGTTCGGAAAGAAAAAACAGTCGCTTCAAACTGAAGCGAAACATTAG
- a CDS encoding fumarylacetoacetate hydrolase family protein, which produces MKHARVIFEGREQKGTVVDDVITFSSGKSAKVSEIKTWLPPFKPNKMIGLALNYADHADELGLEKPAEPVLFIKPNSSLVGHKGQVFYPDGATYMHYENELAVVIGKEGRNIKAEQAMEFVSGYTIANDVTVRDFVNNWYRPPVRAKGHDTFGPMGPFYVDAEDIPDVTNLELRTYVNGELRQQGNTKDLMYSIPEIIEFVSSFMTLEPNDVIWTGTPKGISHVHPGDVVRLEIDYLGTLENTIVDGRTEKVPTGGKDHETGN; this is translated from the coding sequence ATGAAGCATGCACGCGTTATTTTCGAAGGAAGAGAACAAAAAGGAACGGTAGTAGACGATGTAATCACATTTTCATCAGGAAAATCAGCTAAGGTGAGTGAAATCAAAACGTGGCTTCCTCCATTTAAGCCGAACAAAATGATCGGGTTAGCGCTAAACTATGCCGATCATGCCGATGAGCTGGGACTAGAGAAACCGGCTGAACCTGTGCTTTTTATTAAACCAAACTCATCATTAGTCGGTCATAAAGGGCAAGTGTTCTATCCAGATGGTGCAACATACATGCACTATGAAAATGAACTTGCCGTCGTCATCGGTAAAGAGGGAAGAAACATTAAGGCTGAACAAGCGATGGAATTTGTAAGCGGTTACACAATTGCGAATGATGTTACAGTGCGTGACTTCGTAAACAACTGGTACCGTCCGCCTGTTCGTGCAAAAGGGCACGACACATTTGGTCCTATGGGTCCGTTCTATGTGGATGCGGAAGATATTCCGGATGTTACGAACCTTGAACTTCGCACATACGTAAACGGTGAGTTAAGACAGCAAGGAAACACAAAAGATTTGATGTATTCCATCCCTGAAATTATTGAGTTTGTTTCTTCGTTCATGACACTTGAACCAAATGATGTGATCTGGACCGGTACACCAAAAGGAATATCACATGTTCATCCTGGTGATGTGGTCAGACTAGAAATTGATTACTTAGGTACTTTAGAGAATACGATAGTTGATGGTCGTACAGAAAAAGTTCCAACTGGAGGGAAGGACCATGAAACCGGAAATTAA
- a CDS encoding methyl-accepting chemotaxis protein codes for MNPSFASNLQTNKLVTKMLWGMYFLGLASTYASTKTVNSVMFYGIAGLAILLSLSIWTYRKWAPFAVQYFVVIGLTILTIIMADSNPKISTYLMTYVCLAVITLYHNYLSILLSGISGLLLTNFFFFQYKETMFAGQDPKIIISLNVFLTVITAALVAQARIGQRMHENILIAEKQSEQDKIKLEKLLSKIKDASENLHHFSQSVKENVTRTGEISSNITYAFTEVAKGVESQAVSVGGMNQSVTSTNDVAKGLYQHSNDMRKLSEQTAIVTKAGENQVIELSLKMKEVSELMQQTNTLMYELNQQSESIEGILTTIEEISSQTNLLALNAAIEAARAGDQGRGFAVVADEVRRLAEDSQHSTKQIGAILGEIRNKAKQAAQFVDGSQGVVTSSLQATEKTADNFSQILVNTDQVAAQSSEVQELINQLYESTGYIVGEIHSVSGIAETSSGSVEEVLASVEEQHRCVEEVVDSFNKFEALTSELNELVKE; via the coding sequence TTGAATCCATCATTTGCCTCAAATTTACAAACGAATAAACTGGTTACTAAAATGCTGTGGGGTATGTATTTTCTCGGTCTAGCAAGTACGTATGCTAGTACGAAAACCGTTAATAGTGTCATGTTTTATGGTATTGCTGGACTCGCAATCCTTTTATCACTCTCGATTTGGACGTATCGAAAGTGGGCTCCCTTCGCAGTTCAATATTTTGTTGTTATCGGCTTAACGATACTAACTATTATCATGGCAGATTCAAACCCGAAGATTTCTACTTACCTGATGACTTATGTATGCCTGGCAGTCATCACGTTGTATCATAACTACCTTTCAATCTTACTATCGGGTATTAGTGGATTATTATTAACCAATTTCTTCTTTTTTCAATACAAAGAGACGATGTTTGCCGGACAAGACCCAAAGATTATTATCTCATTAAACGTTTTCTTAACTGTTATTACTGCTGCTCTAGTGGCACAAGCAAGAATAGGTCAGCGTATGCATGAAAACATTTTGATCGCAGAAAAACAGTCAGAGCAAGATAAGATTAAATTGGAAAAATTGTTAAGTAAAATCAAAGATGCATCAGAAAATCTTCATCACTTTAGTCAGTCTGTAAAAGAAAACGTTACACGAACAGGTGAAATTTCAAGCAACATCACGTACGCTTTTACTGAAGTAGCAAAAGGTGTAGAATCTCAGGCTGTCAGTGTAGGTGGAATGAATCAATCAGTCACAAGCACCAATGACGTAGCAAAAGGTCTTTATCAGCACTCCAATGATATGAGAAAGCTTTCAGAGCAAACAGCCATCGTAACAAAAGCAGGTGAAAATCAAGTAATAGAACTTTCTTTGAAGATGAAAGAAGTAAGTGAGCTCATGCAGCAAACGAACACTCTAATGTACGAATTAAATCAGCAAAGTGAATCAATAGAAGGAATCTTAACGACAATAGAAGAAATTTCATCTCAGACGAATCTGCTTGCATTGAATGCTGCGATTGAAGCAGCGCGAGCAGGAGATCAAGGTAGAGGATTTGCTGTAGTGGCGGACGAGGTCCGACGCCTTGCCGAGGATTCTCAACACTCTACAAAGCAAATCGGTGCAATCCTAGGAGAAATTCGTAACAAAGCTAAACAAGCCGCTCAATTTGTAGATGGTTCACAAGGGGTTGTCACATCCAGTCTGCAAGCTACAGAGAAAACAGCAGACAACTTCAGTCAAATTTTAGTGAACACCGATCAAGTCGCTGCACAGTCATCTGAAGTTCAAGAATTAATTAATCAGCTGTATGAATCAACCGGATATATTGTTGGAGAAATTCATTCTGTTTCTGGAATTGCTGAAACATCAAGTGGTTCTGTTGAAGAAGTTCTTGCATCTGTAGAAGAGCAGCATAGATGTGTAGAAGAAGTGGTTGATAGTTTCAACAAGTTCGAGGCGTTAACCTCAGAACTAAATGAACTGGTAAAAGAATAA
- the hpaI gene encoding 2,4-dihydroxyhept-2-ene-1,7-dioic acid aldolase, which translates to MKVEEVKKSLRGSIAPIITPFHEDESLDLETLKSLIDWHIQSGSHGISVTGTTGEPSSLTLKERELVMETAIKAVNKRVPIVPGTGSTNHQESLHLTKLAQEMGADAAMVIVPYYNKPSQHALYKHFKLIADSVDIPLIIYNIPGRTAVNLEVKTLARLNEDCPNIIGVKESNKDFEHINRVLLHCGRDFLLYSGIELLCYPMLAIGGAGYISATANVLPSKVAEVYNAWDSGNVEEALKLHYDLMPLNDVLFKDTNPAPLKAALGMMGKINPTLRLPMDLPADSLQKEIRAVLADYGLVEKIGSEV; encoded by the coding sequence ATGAAAGTAGAAGAAGTAAAGAAATCTTTAAGAGGATCAATTGCTCCTATCATTACCCCTTTTCATGAAGATGAATCGCTAGATCTTGAAACACTTAAAAGTTTGATAGACTGGCATATTCAATCAGGAAGTCACGGGATATCTGTTACTGGAACGACAGGAGAACCGTCATCCCTGACATTAAAAGAACGTGAGCTTGTTATGGAAACAGCGATTAAAGCGGTAAACAAGCGCGTGCCTATCGTTCCAGGAACTGGATCGACCAATCACCAGGAATCTCTTCATTTGACAAAACTAGCTCAAGAAATGGGAGCAGATGCCGCTATGGTTATCGTTCCCTACTACAATAAGCCCTCTCAGCATGCACTTTACAAACATTTTAAGCTCATCGCAGACTCAGTGGACATTCCATTAATCATATATAACATCCCGGGAAGAACAGCTGTAAACTTGGAAGTAAAGACACTAGCGCGCCTTAATGAAGACTGTCCAAACATTATTGGAGTAAAGGAATCTAATAAAGACTTCGAACACATTAATCGGGTTCTTTTACATTGTGGACGGGACTTTTTGCTGTATTCAGGCATAGAGTTGCTTTGCTATCCAATGCTTGCGATAGGTGGGGCAGGATACATATCTGCAACAGCAAACGTACTGCCGTCTAAAGTGGCGGAAGTTTACAACGCATGGGATTCTGGAAATGTTGAAGAAGCATTAAAGCTTCATTATGATTTGATGCCTTTGAATGATGTACTTTTTAAAGATACGAATCCTGCTCCACTAAAAGCGGCATTAGGTATGATGGGCAAAATTAATCCAACACTAAGACTGCCAATGGACTTGCCGGCAGATTCTCTGCAAAAAGAAATAAGAGCTGTACTTGCTGATTATGGATTAGTAGAAAAAATAGGGAGTGAAGTATAA
- the cspD gene encoding cold-shock protein CspD, whose amino-acid sequence MQTGKVKWFNAEKGFGFIEVEGGDDVFVHFSAIQSEGFKSLDEGQEVEFEIVDGARGPQAANVTKK is encoded by the coding sequence ATGCAAACAGGTAAAGTAAAATGGTTTAACGCTGAAAAAGGTTTTGGATTCATCGAAGTTGAAGGTGGAGACGACGTATTCGTACATTTCTCTGCAATCCAATCAGAAGGATTTAAATCACTTGACGAAGGTCAAGAAGTAGAATTTGAAATTGTTGACGGAGCTCGCGGACCACAAGCAGCTAACGTAACTAAAAAATAA
- a CDS encoding NUDIX domain-containing protein, whose amino-acid sequence MHKHRGIYCICLNKSDELLVIEKNGGPYKNRFDLPGGTPNDGESEYETVIREVLEETGYTVIEGMKLGERCYELPWNYKEWTRSQHSAVFFNCMLDFRSQAAIADITDQDSRGTRWIHTKNLKKDWCSPLVWEATQYALTKRIPSETKIYETWRVQNIPLYPIA is encoded by the coding sequence ATGCATAAACACAGAGGAATCTATTGTATTTGTTTGAACAAATCTGATGAACTGCTCGTTATTGAAAAGAACGGTGGTCCTTATAAAAATCGATTCGATCTTCCTGGAGGCACGCCAAACGATGGAGAATCAGAATACGAAACGGTTATTCGGGAAGTTTTAGAAGAGACTGGCTATACCGTGATAGAAGGTATGAAACTAGGTGAGCGCTGCTATGAACTTCCTTGGAACTATAAAGAATGGACTCGCTCACAACATTCAGCGGTTTTCTTTAATTGTATGCTAGATTTCCGTTCCCAAGCTGCTATAGCAGATATTACAGATCAAGATTCTAGAGGAACAAGGTGGATCCACACCAAAAATTTAAAAAAGGATTGGTGCTCCCCTCTTGTATGGGAAGCAACGCAATATGCTTTGACCAAACGCATTCCATCTGAAACGAAAATATATGAAACATGGCGAGTACAAAACATACCACTATATCCTATAGCATAA
- a CDS encoding late competence development ComFB family protein, protein MNVKNAMEILVEEALKNYWGQLQLPCKCDICKADVFAITLNNLPPRYVSNEDGYAFVKAQNFDDQSRVNILNQIVKATGIVATRPSHDLKPSPASE, encoded by the coding sequence ATGAATGTAAAAAACGCCATGGAGATTCTAGTAGAAGAAGCACTTAAGAATTATTGGGGACAACTTCAGCTTCCTTGCAAATGTGACATTTGTAAAGCTGATGTGTTTGCGATCACACTCAACAATTTACCACCTCGTTATGTATCAAATGAAGATGGCTACGCTTTTGTCAAAGCACAAAACTTTGATGATCAATCCAGAGTTAATATCTTAAACCAGATTGTAAAAGCAACAGGCATTGTAGCTACTCGACCATCACACGATTTAAAACCATCTCCTGCTAGCGAATAG